The following is a genomic window from Pedobacter sp. KBS0701.
TTCGGGCATATGATCCATGTCGTCAAATTCCATATTTTTCAAAATTTTTACGTTATGGTACGTAATAGAGCGTAATATATTAATTTTCAATGAAAAAGACTAGGCGTCAATTAATGGTGCCCGGCGAGAGCCATCATATAATTCATACTCTAATAAACGACAGTCTAATTTACCATTATAAAATTCAACTTTTTTAGCCGCTTTTAATCCAATTTTCTTTGCAAGATCAGGATTTCCGGTGAAAATATATCCAGAATAGCCTTTACATTTCGTTTTCATAAAATCGCCCATGCGTTTATAAGTCAATTCCAGCTTGCTGTGCACACCCAGGCGTTCGCCGTACTCAGGGTTAAAAACAACAACACCTTTGCCCTCTTCGGGAACTGGTGTTAATTCAAAATCGCAAACTTCAAATTCAATTAAAGTATCAACACCTGCCGTTTTAGCGTTTCTACGGGTTACTTCAACTGCATCTTCCGACAAATCGGAAGCTACAATTTTAAGATCAACATTTTTAATTACCTGCTCTTTTAAAATTCTGCGTTCAGCGAAAAAATCTTCTTCGTTGTAGCCTAATATATGCATAAAACCATAATTCATGCGGTATAATCCCGGGGCGCGGTTAGTGGCAATCAGGGCTGCTTCAATAGCTAATGTTCCTGAACCGCACATGGGGTTAATAAATGGCGATTTCTTATCCCAGTTGGTTGCTAAAATAACCCCGGCTGCCAGGGCCTCTAACATAGGTGCCTTTCCGGGAATTTTACGGTAACCGTGTTTGGCCAGCGTTTCGCCTGAAGTATCCATAAAAACATCAGCATCGGCATCTTTCCAGTATAAATGCACCACTGTTTTGTTTGCATCCGATCCGGAGTTAGGGCGGATGCCTTTTTTCTCTTTCATACGGTCTGCAATAGCATCCTTTACTTTTAAGTTTGCAAAAAGCGGCGTGGTAATATTCGGGTTATCAACATTTGACGTTACGGAGAAATAACCCGAAAAATCAATCAGTTCTTCCCACTCAATGGCTGCAATTTCATTATATAAGTCATCCGGTGTAATGGCTTTGAAACTTTTGATGGCATATAGAATCTGACTGGCACAGCGTAAGTTTAAATTTAGCTTAATACACTCTGTAAGGGTGATATTGAGCTCAACACCCGTAGCAAAAGACCGCTCGATGGTATAACCTAAAGCGGTAACTTCTTCTTGTAAGTAAGGCGAAAGGCGCTTGTTGCAGGTAATAATTACCTTGCTTTTATTGTGGAAAACTTGCATCATAATATATGCGAAGTTATCAATAAAATTATAGAGATTTGATGTTTATAGTACATTAAGTAGTATTAGATATGGAAATTAAAGGAAAAGTACACGAAGTAGGTGCCACACAACAAGTAAGTGAAACGTTTAAAAAACGTGATTTAATAGTAGAATACGCAGAAAATCCAACATACCCAGAATATATCCGTTTTGAGGCTTTACAAGATAAAACTGCATTATTAGATACATTTAAAGCAGGCGATGAGGTTGAGGTTTTCTTTAATTTACGTGGTCGCCCATGGACAGATAAAGCGGGTAAAACATCATATTTTAACAGTTTGGTTATCTGGCGTATCAATGCAGTTGCAGCAGGTGCTCCCGCAGCTACGCCAGCTTATGCAGCTCCGGTTGATGTAAGCAATGCGCCAGGTGAAGATGATGATTTGCCTTTCTAAATAAAGAGTCTTTTTTAAGCAAACAATTTTGAACCATGCCGAGGCTTAGCCTCGGCATTTTTTTTGCCCAGGCCAGACTTCAGAAGTTTCGTATGCCCAGGCTGGGTAAACTTCGGAAATCTTTCCAATGCCTCTCGCTGTTAAAATATGTTAAAAACCAACACTTGGCTTAGCTATTCAGTATTTTTGATATCTGTTTAGATTTAAGAAGATTATGTTCGGTTTTTTTAGGTTTAAAACCCAATCTGGTTCATGAAGAAAAGAAGTTTTTGGTTAATTACGGTTTTAATGACAGTAGCACTACTGGGCGTGTTTGTAATGCAATTGTATTACATCCGTGAATCGTATAAACTAAAATCCCAGCTTTTTGATGAACAGGTAAATCAAACGCTAACTTCGGTAGTAAATAAAATACAACGTAGAAATGTTGCCGATCACCTCAACCGCAAAGATGCAGAAAACAAGCTGAAACAGCTCCAGGATTCGAGGCAGCGTGTGCTTGATATTAAAGATTTACGGCAACAATATGCACAAGAGGCAGAGTTGCGGCAAGCCGAAAGGGAAAATCAGATCGAAAGTTACCTGAACCAACAAGATAGTATTATCCAGGTATCTTACCGGGCGCCCAATGTAATTTCTGAAAGGGAATATACTTCGTTGACTTCAAAAAATGGCGATAAATTGGATTTGCAAATGGACGCATTCATTGATGTTAAAAGCCTTATTTTAAAAGGTTATAGTATGCGCACAAAACCTTTTGCTGCACCACCAAAAGCATTCGAATTTAAAAGCTTGCAAAGCTTGCCAGATTCTTTAAGGTATTTGGTTTTTGATCCCAGAAACGGCAATCCCGGCTTTGTAAGTGTTCCAAAGATTTCTGACGATTTAGAAAAAAAATTTAAACGGGAAGATGAGATTGCTAAAAAGCAGTTAGAACTAAAAATTGCAGCGCTGGGCAAAGATACTTTTTCGTATACAAGGTTAAGCGTGGTGGAGGATGTGTCTAAAGAACTGCAGGAAACCAATGTGCCAATTTATAAACGCATTAATTTTAGTTCTTTAGGCCATTTATTAAAGCAGGAACTCCTTGCCAATAATATTACACTAGAACCTTCTTACCGGATTTCGTTAGCCAGAAAAGATTCGACCATTTTTATGACGGCCTCTAACGTTAAAGGAGAGTTTTTGCCCGAAAATACCTACAAAACACCTTTGTTTGGAAACGATATCTTTCGCGATCCTGGAATGCTCTTCGTCAGTTTTCCGAATAAAAATTCGGCCATTATATCTAATCTAAGTGTTACACTAGCCTCATCAATTGGTCTGTTACTGGTGCTTGTTTTCATCTTCTCTTATACCCTTTATGCTATCTTGAAGCAGAAAAAACTGTCGGAAATGAAAACAGATTTTATCAATAATATGACGCACGAGTTTAAAACGCCTGTGGCCACTATTATGATTGCCAGTGAAGCTTTAAAAGATCCGGAGGTGACAGAAGATAAAGCCCGGTTAAAACGTTTGGCAGGGATTATTTATGATGAAAATGTTCGCCTGGGTAGTCACATTGAACGTGTTTTAAGTATTGCCCGCTTAGAAAAGGGCGAGCTTAAAATGGAGAACACGGAAGTAGACGTAAACGATTTAATTGTGATTGTGTTAGATAGTATGGAATTGCAGCTGCAGAAAAGGAATGCCATTATTAATGTACATACCGGTGCAGAAAATGCTGTTGTATACGGCGATGAGCTGCACCTGTCTAATGTAATTTATAACCTTATTGATAATGCGAATAAATACAGTAGCGGTACGCCGGAGATTACCATTACGACCCGCAATGCCGGCAAGAATTTAATTATCCAGATAGCGGATAAAGGAATAGGCATGACCAAAGAGCAGTCTAAAAGGATTTTCGATCAGTTTTATAGGGTGCCAACAGGTAATTTACATGATGTTAAAGGCTTTGGTCTGGGTTTAAATTATGTTCAGGATATTATTAAAAAACTGAACGGAACAGTTAAGGTAAGTAGCGAAAAAGATAAAGGAACAACGTTCGAAATATCTTTACCTTTATAAAAGCTGCTTTATTGATGTATTAAAATTGAACGGTTTAATAGCTCATATTGTGGAGTATTAATTTAATCTACAGCATAAATTAAACTGTTATACATATTCAGAATCAAACTTCCAGTGTGGCTAATGCTACGTAATGAATAAAAATAAGAAAATGAAAAAAATACTTCTGGTAGAAGACGACCCAAATTTAGGTTTATTGTTACAAGACTATTTGCAGTTAAAAGGCAAGTTTGATGTAGTATTATGCACCGATGGTGAAGATGGTTTGAAAACATTTAATAAGCAAAACTTCGATTTATGTATTTTAGATGTGATGATGCCTAAAAAAGATGGTTTTACCTTGGGGAAAGATATCAGGAAGATAAATACCCAGGTACCCATTATTTTTGCAACTGCTAAAACCATGTTAGAAGATAAATCTGCGGCCTATGATTTAGGTGGTGATGATTATATTACTAAACCTTTTCGCATAGAAGAGCTATTACTGCGCATTAACGCGATGTTTAAACGCATTGCCAATAAAACAGATAATAACGATGAGGCTGCCGAAACACAGTTTTCTATTGGTCAGTATCATTTTGACTATACTACCCAGATTATTACCGATAACGATCATCAACAAAAACTGTCTACCAAAGAAGCTGAGCTGTTGCGTTTACTTTGTTTAAAAAAGAATACCGTTTTAACCCGTGAAGAAGCACTGTTGAGCATCTGGCATGATGATAATTACTTTAATGGAAGAAGTATGGATGTGTTTTTAAGTAAGTTACGTAAGTACCTTAAGGCCGATCCGACAGTAGAGATTATTAACGTGCACGGAAAAGGTTATAAGTTATTGGTAGGGTAAGGTTTTAAGCCGGGATGTTCTGCAGTATCATTCTTAAACATATAATTTTCCATAATTGTTAAAAGTTGCAATGTTGTAAAGTTGAATGTTTTACGCGCCAAAATCAATATTTAAGTCTTTCCAATCATATTCTTCTTGAAGAGTAATTTTTTTGTGAAAATCTCCCTTAAGTTACCGTTATTTCGAGCGGAGTGCAACGCAGTCGAGAAATCTATTTAGATGGGCCTTTCCAGCGCGTCGTCACCCTGAACTTATTTCAGGATCTTTCATGCAAGATTAGATCTCTCCGCTACAGTCGAGATGACGGGGACGAATTAAATATACAGGTTCTCCTGAATGGCAGGAATAATTC
Proteins encoded in this region:
- a CDS encoding class I SAM-dependent RNA methyltransferase, which gives rise to MQVFHNKSKVIITCNKRLSPYLQEEVTALGYTIERSFATGVELNITLTECIKLNLNLRCASQILYAIKSFKAITPDDLYNEIAAIEWEELIDFSGYFSVTSNVDNPNITTPLFANLKVKDAIADRMKEKKGIRPNSGSDANKTVVHLYWKDADADVFMDTSGETLAKHGYRKIPGKAPMLEALAAGVILATNWDKKSPFINPMCGSGTLAIEAALIATNRAPGLYRMNYGFMHILGYNEEDFFAERRILKEQVIKNVDLKIVASDLSEDAVEVTRRNAKTAGVDTLIEFEVCDFELTPVPEEGKGVVVFNPEYGERLGVHSKLELTYKRMGDFMKTKCKGYSGYIFTGNPDLAKKIGLKAAKKVEFYNGKLDCRLLEYELYDGSRRAPLIDA
- a CDS encoding DUF3127 domain-containing protein, which encodes MEIKGKVHEVGATQQVSETFKKRDLIVEYAENPTYPEYIRFEALQDKTALLDTFKAGDEVEVFFNLRGRPWTDKAGKTSYFNSLVIWRINAVAAGAPAATPAYAAPVDVSNAPGEDDDLPF
- a CDS encoding sensor histidine kinase KdpD — its product is MKKRSFWLITVLMTVALLGVFVMQLYYIRESYKLKSQLFDEQVNQTLTSVVNKIQRRNVADHLNRKDAENKLKQLQDSRQRVLDIKDLRQQYAQEAELRQAERENQIESYLNQQDSIIQVSYRAPNVISEREYTSLTSKNGDKLDLQMDAFIDVKSLILKGYSMRTKPFAAPPKAFEFKSLQSLPDSLRYLVFDPRNGNPGFVSVPKISDDLEKKFKREDEIAKKQLELKIAALGKDTFSYTRLSVVEDVSKELQETNVPIYKRINFSSLGHLLKQELLANNITLEPSYRISLARKDSTIFMTASNVKGEFLPENTYKTPLFGNDIFRDPGMLFVSFPNKNSAIISNLSVTLASSIGLLLVLVFIFSYTLYAILKQKKLSEMKTDFINNMTHEFKTPVATIMIASEALKDPEVTEDKARLKRLAGIIYDENVRLGSHIERVLSIARLEKGELKMENTEVDVNDLIVIVLDSMELQLQKRNAIINVHTGAENAVVYGDELHLSNVIYNLIDNANKYSSGTPEITITTRNAGKNLIIQIADKGIGMTKEQSKRIFDQFYRVPTGNLHDVKGFGLGLNYVQDIIKKLNGTVKVSSEKDKGTTFEISLPL
- a CDS encoding response regulator transcription factor, with protein sequence MKKILLVEDDPNLGLLLQDYLQLKGKFDVVLCTDGEDGLKTFNKQNFDLCILDVMMPKKDGFTLGKDIRKINTQVPIIFATAKTMLEDKSAAYDLGGDDYITKPFRIEELLLRINAMFKRIANKTDNNDEAAETQFSIGQYHFDYTTQIITDNDHQQKLSTKEAELLRLLCLKKNTVLTREEALLSIWHDDNYFNGRSMDVFLSKLRKYLKADPTVEIINVHGKGYKLLVG